From a single Aricia agestis chromosome 17, ilAriAges1.1, whole genome shotgun sequence genomic region:
- the LOC121735424 gene encoding uncharacterized protein LOC121735424 yields the protein MRWGESETAKFVKIYAKHENLWNPQSLHHKVREERLKSYRQMISEFKVATGVTLTLSELTSKIKVLRCTYVLEMGKIAKRARSGSTYRTRIKWFSDMHECLRNIVKPKNVDITLINSLSSEDLIQGEWDTDRINMESDSNDGQKVWVPNMSGNEGDNESDFVPQSQFFTDMDLDKVQVKTEKDRTFKTRHKKIKRHTPSSDQSFIDSIIPNTALGVEDEFDIYGKYIASQLRSLDLKNALRIKLQIQGLVSEARIEELRQYQE from the exons atgcGGTGGGGTGAATCGGAAACTGctaaattcgtgaaaatttatgCTAAACACGAAAACCTCTGGAATCCACAGTCCTTACATCATAAAGTAAGAGAAGAAAGATTAAAATCATACAGGCAAATGATATCTGAATTCAAAGTTGCTACAG gtgtAACCCTGACACTAAGTGAGCTGACCAGCAAAATTAAAGTATTAAGATGTACCTACGTGTTAGAAATGGGAAAAATAGCAAAGCGAGCCCGCAGTGGATCAACATATAGAACAAGAATAAAATGGTTCAGTGACATGCATGAATGTCTCCGAAATATTGTTAAACCCAAGAATGTTGATATCACACTTATT AATTCACTGTCATCTGAAGATCTGATTCAAGGAGAGTGGGACACTGATAGAATTAATATG GAATCAGACTCCAATGATGGTCAGAAGGTGTGGGTGCCGAATATGTCTGGAAATGAAGGTGACAACGAGTCGGACTTCGTACCGCAGAGTCAGTTCTTCACCGACATGGATTTAGACAAAGTTCAAGTAAAGACAGAGAAAGATCGTACCTTTAAAACGCGACACAAAAAGATAAAACGGCACACTCCGAGCTCAGATCAATCATTCATAGATAGCATTATTCCGAATACCGCTTTAGGTGTAGAAGATGAATTCGATATCTACGGCAAATATATAGCGTCACAACTACGGTCTTTGGATTTAAAAAATGCTTTGCGAATCAAATTACAGATACAAGGACTGGTGAGTGAGGCAAGGATAGAAGAACTAAGACAGTATCAAGAATGA
- the LOC121735300 gene encoding uncharacterized protein LOC121735300 isoform X1, with protein sequence MRWSEAVTLEFVKIYLDNDVLWNPSHVYYRSRKHREKAYTNIQARFKEAASKSLTIPEVKNKIKNLRTTYQQQIQKILQKSNPDSIFEPSLVWFNEMDRCLKNVSNRHSTHSMQVPETFEIDPPSEMWMDRNPDNSHDDPLSAQSDDGYVESNTDLNHVMEYSSHRKIKKKKTKKQSTEYNSCNISLEDEFDIYGKYIAEQLRKMNIKRALGIQLEIQRILSEARISNFG encoded by the exons ATGCGGTGGTCCGAAGCTGTAACTCTTGAATTcgttaaaatttatttagatAACGATGTTTTATGGAATCCTAGTCATGTTTACTATCGATCAAGAAAACATAGAGAGAAGGCCTACACGAATATTCAAGCTAGATTTAAAGAAGCGGCATCAAAATCGCTCACAATTCCCGAagtgaaaaacaaaattaaaaacttgaGGACAACGTATCAACAGCAGATCCAAAAGATATTGCAAAAATCGAACCCAGATTCCATCTTTGAGCCTTCCTTGGTTTGGTTTAATGAAATGGATAGGTGCTTGAAAAACGTATCGAACAGACATTCAACACATTCTATG CAGGTACCAGAAACATTTGAGATTGATCCACCTTCTGAAATGTGGATGGACAGGAACCCCGACAATTCACATGATGACCCACTTTCGGCTCAGTCTGATGATGGTTATGTCGAATCTAACACTGACCTCAATCATGTTATGGAATACAGTTCacatagaaaaattaaaaagaaaaaaacgaaaaaacaGAGCACTGAGTACAACAGTTGCAACATTTCTTTAGAGGATGAATTTGATATTTATGGGAAATACATTGCAGAACAACTCagaaaaatgaatataaaaagaGCTTTAGGGATTCAACTCGAAATACAAAGAATACTGAGTGAAGCTCGGATCTCAAACTTTGGCTAA
- the LOC121735369 gene encoding macoilin-2 → MKRRNAESGKMRRPMKRTKITEGMYGNSMCYLKFVMLWATVIMADNMLEFRFEFLWPFWMMLRSVYDSFKYHGVAFSVFFICIAMTSDMLFFFFIPIQYIFFAASTYVWVQYVWYTFADRGVCLPTVALCCLVVYAEGAVRGRVGALELWRPLAAHCVGYPALSLGFGVKAYVGQRLRQRRQRQVRAENEFYFQLMRDALPESALEQNKEERASGVSDTGRSAGADESPDARHNSLRRRRDHSDADDHIHVKLDKLEKHLAQQTAARERDKSAQGAATPKANGQPSSNGVNSQSATPHAHTNGAASGPGAPPDDKHDNKGAGKSSKHDKKEASSVREEKKKNKNRDKDKENTDSNKCTEQNKEFLIKEVESTKENIKSNKDINNFKEKERERKEEKERELREKEAREKREEKEREAREREQKEKEQRAKENRCFTEELRRVRAELAAARSGEAEARRALAAAAAADRRRAADLAHLRHAHAQLQNKVTSIRTGERAALERRLSEERRARTAAEQLLRARPLDGECDNEWCKSRRSAQEGEVTSLRRELQRARERQAALQRDLAAATEQVRGGCGESGSCAALRERATHLERSLSAETRVKLDLLSALGDAKRHIMIQEDLISRQEKEIEELKAQMLAVMPSEYMTPVNSTVSKVSKLRLSDGSPLDPNASVYTPKMQQLCSDA, encoded by the exons ttCTATGTGTTACCTGAAGTTTGTGATGCTCTGGGCAACAGTCATCATGGCAGACAATATGCTGGAGTTCAGATTTGAATTTCTCTGGCCGTTTTGGATGATGCTCAGATCAGTGTATGATTCATTCAAATATCATGGTGtt GCGTTCTCAGTGTTCTTCATTTGTATAGCAATGACTTCAGATatgctattttttttcttcataccAATACAGTACATATTTTTCGCCGCCAGTACATATGTGTGGGTGCAATATGTATGGTACACAT ttgccGACCGCGGCGTGTGCCTGCCGACGGTGGCGCTGTGCTGCCTGGTGGTGTACGCAGAGGGCGCGGTGCGGGGCCGCGTCGGCGCGCTCGAGCTGTGGCGGCCGCTGGCGGCGCACTGCGTCGGCTACCCCGCGCTCTCGCTCGGCTTCGGCGTAAAG GCGTACGTCGGTCAGCGGTTACGTCAGCGTCGCCAGCGTCAGGTGCGCGCCGAGAACGAGTTCTACTTCCAGCTCATGAGGGACGCGCTGCCGGAGAGCGCGCTCGAACAG AATAAAGAAGAACGCGCGAGCGGTGTCAGTGACACCGGGAGATCCGCGGGTGCGGACGAGTCGCCGGACGCGCGACACAACTcgctgcggcggcggcgcgaCCACAGCGACGCCGACGACCATATACACGTTAAG TTAGATAAGTTAGAGAAGCACCTCGCGCAGCAGACGGCGGCGCGCGAGCGGGACAAGTCCGCGCAGGGCGCCGCGACGCCCAAAGCCAACGGACAG CCAAGTTCTAACGGCGTGAACAGTCAGTCGGCGACGCCTCACGCGCACACCAACGGCGCCGCCAGCGGGCCCGGTGCGCCACCAGATGACAAGCACGATAATAAAG gtgCGGGAAAGTCATCGAAACATGACAAGAAAGAGGCTAGTAGTGTAAGAGAAGAGAagaagaaaaacaaaaatagagaTAAGGATAAGGAGAACACTGATAGTAATAAGTGTACAGAACAGA aTAAGGAATTTTTAATTAAGGAAGTAGAAAgtacaaaagaaaatataaaaagtaacaaagatataaataatttcaaagaAAAAGAGAGGGAGAGAAAAGAGGAAAAAGAAAGGGAGCTTAGAGAGAAAGAAGCGAGGGAGAAGAGAGAAGAGAAGGAGAGAGAGGCGAGAGAAAGAGAGCAGAAAGAGAAGGAGCag AGGGCGAAAGAGAACCGCTGCTTCACGGAGGAGCTACGGCGGGTGCGAGCCGAGCTGGCGGCCGCGCGGAGCGGCGAGGCGGAGGCGCGGCGCGCGCTCGCCGCAGCCGCCGCCGCCGACCGCCGCCGAGCCGCTGACCTCGCGCACCTCAGGCATGCGCATGCGCAGCTGCAGAACAA AGTAACGTCGATACGCACCGGCGAGCGCGCGGCGTTGGAGCGGCGGCTGAGCGAGGAGCGGCGCGCGCGCACCGCCGCCGAGCAGCTCCTCAGGGCGAGACCGCTCGA CGGTGAATGCGACAACGAGTGGTGCAAGTCGCGGCGGAGCGCGCAGGAGGGCGAGGTGACGTCACTGCGGCGCGAGCTGCAGCGGGCGCGCGAGCGGCAGGCGGCGCTGCAGCGGGACCTCGCCGCCGCCACCGAGCAG GTGCGGGGCGGGTGTGGGGAGAGCGGGTCGTGCGCGGCGCTCCGCGAGCGGGCGACGCACCTCGAGCGCTCGCTGTCGGCGGAGACGCGCGTCAAGTTGGACCTGCTGTCCGCGCTCGGCGACGCCAAACgacacattatgatacaggagg atttaatatcCAGACAAGAGAAGGAGATAGAGGAACTAAAAGCTCAAATGTTGGCGGTGATGCCGTCGGAATACATGACCCCCGTGAACAGTACAGTGTCGAAAGTGTCCAAACTTCGCCTGTCAGACGGATCACCGTTGGACCCAAACGCTTCAGTGTACACCCCCAAGATGCAGCAGCTATGCTCGGATGCCTAA
- the LOC121735300 gene encoding uncharacterized protein LOC121735300 isoform X2, whose translation MRWSEAVTLEFVKIYLDNDVLWNPSHVYYRSRKHREKAYTNIQARFKEAASKSLTIPEVKNKIKNLRTTYQQQIQKILQKSNPDSIFEPSLVWFNEMDRCLKNVSNRHSTHSMVPETFEIDPPSEMWMDRNPDNSHDDPLSAQSDDGYVESNTDLNHVMEYSSHRKIKKKKTKKQSTEYNSCNISLEDEFDIYGKYIAEQLRKMNIKRALGIQLEIQRILSEARISNFG comes from the exons ATGCGGTGGTCCGAAGCTGTAACTCTTGAATTcgttaaaatttatttagatAACGATGTTTTATGGAATCCTAGTCATGTTTACTATCGATCAAGAAAACATAGAGAGAAGGCCTACACGAATATTCAAGCTAGATTTAAAGAAGCGGCATCAAAATCGCTCACAATTCCCGAagtgaaaaacaaaattaaaaacttgaGGACAACGTATCAACAGCAGATCCAAAAGATATTGCAAAAATCGAACCCAGATTCCATCTTTGAGCCTTCCTTGGTTTGGTTTAATGAAATGGATAGGTGCTTGAAAAACGTATCGAACAGACATTCAACACATTCTATG GTACCAGAAACATTTGAGATTGATCCACCTTCTGAAATGTGGATGGACAGGAACCCCGACAATTCACATGATGACCCACTTTCGGCTCAGTCTGATGATGGTTATGTCGAATCTAACACTGACCTCAATCATGTTATGGAATACAGTTCacatagaaaaattaaaaagaaaaaaacgaaaaaacaGAGCACTGAGTACAACAGTTGCAACATTTCTTTAGAGGATGAATTTGATATTTATGGGAAATACATTGCAGAACAACTCagaaaaatgaatataaaaagaGCTTTAGGGATTCAACTCGAAATACAAAGAATACTGAGTGAAGCTCGGATCTCAAACTTTGGCTAA